In Vibrio hippocampi, the following are encoded in one genomic region:
- a CDS encoding sodium-dependent bicarbonate transport family permease, with amino-acid sequence MVMDAVVAFFILGAVSQLLGAKLAFPESLYKSLSLFLMIAIGLKGGLALQKHIDPQLVLMGGAVIVFGLLLPLIAFPLLRYFGGLDRINAGAVAAHYGSVSVATYAVAVALLEANNIQYEAYFPLFVVLLEMPAIVVGLVLAKGSLKIINAKFIKHELVANQSILLMLGSLLIGYLGGNSVEKLSPLFIELFSGVLALFLLKMGMVAGEQLSTLKKHSLFLVSFAMLMPMLGGLAGTALGWMLNLSAGGIALMAVLGASASYIAVPAAMKESLPEANAGMSITTSLGITFPFNVLLGVPFFIALGQYITA; translated from the coding sequence ATGGTGATGGATGCTGTTGTTGCCTTTTTTATTCTTGGTGCTGTGAGTCAACTGCTCGGGGCAAAGCTGGCTTTTCCGGAGAGCCTTTATAAATCGCTAAGCCTATTTCTAATGATTGCGATTGGCTTAAAGGGAGGCTTGGCGTTACAGAAGCATATCGATCCGCAGCTAGTTCTGATGGGGGGCGCTGTCATCGTATTTGGATTGTTGCTGCCTCTAATCGCGTTTCCTTTACTTAGGTATTTTGGTGGCTTAGACCGCATTAACGCGGGAGCGGTTGCTGCGCACTATGGCTCGGTTAGTGTTGCGACCTATGCCGTGGCGGTGGCGCTGCTGGAAGCCAACAATATTCAATATGAGGCGTATTTTCCACTGTTTGTGGTGTTGCTTGAGATGCCCGCTATTGTGGTCGGTTTGGTTCTTGCCAAGGGCAGCCTTAAGATTATTAACGCCAAATTTATTAAACATGAACTGGTGGCGAACCAAAGTATTTTACTGATGTTGGGCAGCTTGCTTATTGGCTACTTAGGAGGCAACAGTGTTGAGAAGTTGTCGCCGCTGTTTATTGAGCTGTTTTCCGGCGTATTGGCGCTGTTTCTGTTAAAAATGGGGATGGTGGCGGGTGAGCAATTGTCGACGCTGAAAAAACACAGTCTGTTCTTGGTGAGCTTTGCGATGTTGATGCCGATGCTAGGCGGTCTGGCGGGGACGGCGTTGGGCTGGATGCTTAACTTGAGTGCGGGTGGTATTGCATTAATGGCGGTGCTGGGCGCAAGTGCCTCTTATATTGCGGTGCCTGCTGCCATGAAAGAGAGTTTGCCAGAAGCCAATGCAGGTATGTCGATCACCACTTCACTGGGGATCACTTTTCCGTTTAACGTGTTACTGGGTGTGCCTTTCTTTATCGCGCTGGGTCAATATATCACGGCGTAG
- a CDS encoding NGG1p interacting factor NIF3 codes for MKKIVFFVPVNDAEAVKNAVFDAGAGRIGDYDRCCFQLEGQGQFRPLAGANPHIGSHGEVEKVRELRVELVCEDHLVKTSIEALLAAHPYEEVAFEVMEILDWQTL; via the coding sequence ATGAAGAAAATTGTATTTTTTGTACCAGTGAACGATGCCGAAGCAGTAAAAAACGCCGTATTTGACGCCGGAGCCGGTCGCATTGGCGACTATGACCGCTGCTGCTTTCAACTCGAAGGACAAGGGCAGTTTCGTCCTTTAGCTGGCGCTAACCCACATATCGGTTCCCACGGCGAAGTGGAAAAAGTGCGCGAGTTACGAGTCGAATTAGTGTGCGAAGACCACCTCGTCAAAACCAGTATTGAAGCCTTGCTGGCTGCGCATCCTTATGAAGAGGTCGCGTTTGAAGTCATGGAGATATTGGATTGGCAGACTCTGTGA
- a CDS encoding sensor histidine kinase — translation MAKTTSFKFRLVMFTSVWFLVAVIAIALTYNWQKQTIEQRTKQSLHQYLASHMRDDNPLMIGTDYNPKALKSIFHTLMLMGPDFEIYFLDSQGKITTHAAPDDAPMMDHVDLAPIHQFLDQAPFPILGDDPRNPEQHKVFSVAAIEELGSTVGYLYVVIGSTKHSAIADAQVDTPYLALGGLVLLSILGFAVGSYALVKMSLLNPIHRVTQQLEQQAEHDFRLKPDFSDQVPELVPIARSYQLMAKYIQQQFLQLQYQSSKRRQDLLQLSHDLKTPLSSVLGYLETWRIQHHSDDPLIEVAFRNCQKLSTQLHQMLESARESDAAPEYQPTPIEFASVVQECAETMQAAFSQQQRSLTLEVDNNLSTVGDKGLLERAILNLLENALRHSPLDSEVICRAHLNPSNALIEFSLHNKVDHQAQSGALGIGTKIVQSILMLHHSYLQTDARETEYLQSFALKAV, via the coding sequence ATGGCTAAAACCACCAGCTTTAAATTTCGCTTAGTCATGTTTACCAGCGTCTGGTTTCTGGTTGCAGTGATTGCTATCGCCCTGACCTACAACTGGCAAAAACAGACCATTGAACAGCGAACTAAACAGAGCCTGCACCAATATCTTGCCAGCCATATGCGCGATGATAATCCGCTGATGATTGGCACCGACTATAACCCTAAAGCGCTGAAATCCATATTCCACACTCTGATGCTGATGGGGCCGGATTTTGAAATCTATTTTCTCGATAGCCAAGGGAAAATCACCACCCACGCAGCGCCCGACGATGCGCCGATGATGGATCATGTCGATCTGGCACCGATTCATCAGTTTCTAGACCAAGCCCCCTTTCCTATCCTTGGCGACGATCCGAGAAACCCAGAGCAACATAAAGTGTTTTCTGTTGCGGCGATTGAAGAGTTAGGCTCTACCGTTGGCTATCTGTATGTGGTGATTGGCAGCACCAAACACAGCGCGATTGCCGATGCGCAGGTCGATACCCCTTACCTCGCCCTCGGCGGGTTGGTTTTGCTCTCAATCTTGGGTTTTGCGGTGGGCAGCTATGCGCTGGTGAAAATGAGCCTTCTTAATCCGATTCATAGAGTCACGCAGCAACTCGAACAACAAGCCGAGCATGACTTTCGCTTAAAGCCCGATTTCAGCGACCAAGTGCCGGAACTCGTGCCGATTGCGCGTTCCTATCAATTAATGGCGAAATATATTCAGCAGCAGTTCTTACAACTGCAATATCAATCATCCAAGCGTCGACAAGATCTATTGCAACTGAGCCATGATCTCAAAACGCCGCTATCCAGCGTACTGGGTTATTTGGAAACGTGGCGCATCCAGCACCACAGCGACGACCCTCTGATTGAGGTCGCGTTTCGAAATTGCCAAAAGCTGTCGACGCAACTGCATCAGATGTTAGAGTCAGCAAGAGAGTCAGATGCTGCACCTGAATATCAACCCACTCCGATAGAGTTTGCCAGCGTGGTTCAAGAGTGTGCCGAGACCATGCAAGCCGCCTTTAGCCAACAGCAACGCAGCCTCACCTTAGAGGTGGACAACAATCTGAGCACAGTCGGAGACAAAGGCTTACTAGAGCGAGCGATACTGAATCTGTTAGAGAACGCCTTAAGACATAGCCCGTTAGATTCCGAAGTGATCTGCCGAGCGCACTTGAATCCGAGCAACGCTTTGATTGAGTTTTCATTACACAATAAGGTCGATCACCAAGCGCAAAGCGGCGCGCTGGGTATCGGCACCAAGATCGTTCAATCGATCCTTATGCTGCATCATAGCTATCTACAAACCGACGCCAGAGAAACAGAGTACTTGCAATCTTTTGCGCTCAAGGCAGTATGA
- a CDS encoding response regulator transcription factor, translating into MTMQAANSMAHILLVEDDDDLAELIQMQLKFQGHQVVRVTNIRDAESEFSQQPFDIVVLDRGLPDGDGLTFCQQLRQHQHWQPVLMLTARDCEMDKVAGLEAGVDDYMTKPFSVLEFQARVRNVLRRVAQLSSLDEPQAEQENRMVFGPLQIVPERHQVSLQDRQITLTATEFTLLRFLASRPGRVYSKDELLDHVWQTNHSGYHHTVCSTINRLRGKLTLEQSEHHFIQTVWGVGYKFQPLPH; encoded by the coding sequence ATGACAATGCAAGCAGCCAATTCCATGGCGCACATCTTGTTGGTTGAAGATGATGACGATCTGGCAGAGCTTATTCAGATGCAATTAAAGTTTCAGGGTCACCAAGTGGTAAGAGTGACGAATATTCGCGATGCCGAGAGCGAATTTAGCCAACAACCATTTGATATTGTGGTATTAGATCGCGGTCTTCCTGATGGCGATGGGCTGACGTTTTGCCAGCAATTACGCCAGCATCAACATTGGCAACCCGTGCTTATGCTGACCGCAAGAGATTGCGAAATGGATAAAGTCGCTGGCTTAGAAGCGGGGGTCGATGATTACATGACCAAGCCGTTTAGCGTGCTTGAGTTTCAGGCAAGGGTTCGCAATGTGCTGCGTCGCGTTGCCCAACTCTCCTCCCTTGACGAGCCCCAAGCCGAGCAAGAGAACCGCATGGTATTTGGTCCTTTGCAGATTGTTCCTGAGCGACATCAAGTCTCGCTCCAAGATCGACAGATCACCCTGACCGCCACCGAGTTTACGCTACTGCGATTTTTAGCCTCGCGACCGGGACGCGTTTACAGCAAGGACGAACTGTTAGACCACGTCTGGCAAACCAATCATAGCGGCTATCATCATACGGTTTGTAGCACCATCAATCGCTTACGTGGCAAGTTGACATTGGAACAAAGCGAGCATCATTTTATTCAAACTGTCTGGGGAGTGGGCTATAAATTTCAGCCCCTTCCTCATTAA
- a CDS encoding spondin domain-containing protein has protein sequence MKLPILTAAIAAALLVGCSDDDNDSSSTRSSDEAQYRISFINLTPNQPMSPLAIVTHNEDFSLFTVGSSASVELEHLAEGGSNAEVIALMNSDSNVDFAVSGNGLVMPGASDEVTVTVSSGYLSLASMLVNTNDAFVGETGLSLMSLSVGESYQMTMNVWDSGTELNDELASTIPGPAGGGEGFNSARNDTSDIVTFHSGVISADDGLASSALSANHRFVNPGAQITITRLD, from the coding sequence ATGAAATTACCCATCTTAACCGCAGCGATAGCCGCAGCTCTGCTCGTCGGTTGTAGCGATGACGACAATGACAGCAGTTCAACACGCAGCAGCGATGAGGCTCAATATCGAATCTCGTTTATTAATCTGACTCCTAACCAGCCAATGTCGCCATTAGCCATTGTCACCCATAACGAAGATTTCTCTCTGTTTACCGTCGGTTCCAGTGCCTCAGTAGAGTTGGAACACCTTGCCGAAGGGGGCAGTAATGCTGAGGTCATCGCCTTGATGAACAGTGATAGCAATGTCGATTTCGCCGTCTCAGGAAACGGTCTGGTGATGCCTGGCGCGAGTGATGAAGTAACCGTTACCGTCAGTTCCGGTTATCTATCGCTGGCCTCGATGTTGGTCAATACCAATGACGCGTTCGTGGGGGAAACCGGACTGTCTTTGATGTCTCTTTCGGTTGGTGAAAGCTACCAAATGACCATGAATGTGTGGGATTCCGGAACGGAGCTAAATGATGAGCTGGCTTCCACCATTCCCGGTCCAGCAGGTGGCGGAGAAGGCTTTAATTCGGCTCGCAATGACACTAGTGACATTGTCACCTTTCATTCCGGCGTCATTTCTGCCGATGATGGACTCGCGAGCTCAGCACTTAGCGCCAACCACCGATTTGTTAACCCCGGTGCGCAAATCACCATTACTCGTCTCGATTAA
- a CDS encoding spondin domain-containing protein has translation MKQCKSLNSRHLGKKLGLVATSTALLLGASQLHAAELEVTITNATKGIYFTPLIVAAHDSDLYMFRTGEQASSELQSMAEGGDISGLSSVISNAGGVVVENPASGPLDPGATTTFSIDSGEFGYLSLSAMLLPTNDGFVGLDSWAIPEQAGTYTTTLRGYDAGTEANDELASSIPNPPFLTFGANGTGVETSISNDKVHVHPGNIGDADATAGISDLDNASHRWLNPVATITIVVK, from the coding sequence ATGAAACAATGTAAGTCGCTAAACTCACGACACCTCGGAAAGAAATTAGGGCTAGTCGCCACCTCGACCGCACTGCTTTTGGGCGCAAGCCAACTGCACGCCGCCGAACTCGAAGTCACCATAACCAACGCCACGAAGGGCATCTACTTTACTCCGCTTATCGTCGCGGCTCACGACTCGGATCTCTATATGTTCCGCACTGGTGAGCAAGCCTCTAGCGAACTGCAATCCATGGCGGAAGGCGGGGATATTTCGGGATTATCCAGCGTAATTAGCAATGCTGGCGGTGTGGTGGTTGAAAACCCCGCCTCTGGTCCATTAGATCCCGGTGCGACCACCACCTTTTCTATTGATAGCGGCGAGTTTGGCTATCTCTCCCTCAGCGCGATGTTGCTGCCAACCAATGATGGTTTTGTCGGCTTAGACAGCTGGGCAATTCCAGAGCAAGCCGGCACCTACACCACGACACTGCGCGGCTATGATGCCGGCACCGAAGCCAATGACGAACTGGCGTCAAGCATTCCTAACCCGCCATTTCTGACCTTTGGCGCTAATGGCACTGGGGTCGAAACCAGCATCAGCAATGACAAGGTTCACGTCCATCCGGGTAATATTGGCGATGCTGACGCAACCGCCGGTATCAGTGACTTGGACAACGCAAGCCATCGCTGGTTAAACCCAGTGGCGACCATCACCATCGTGGTTAAATAG
- the puuE gene encoding allantoinase PuuE yields MEQNNPRDYVGYGRNNVPDANWPNKAKVAVQFVLNYEEGGENCVLHGDSHSETFLSEIANADAYQDRHMSMESMYEYGSRAGVWRILNEFKRRELPLTVFAVATALQRNPEVTQAIVEEGHEIACHGLKWIHYQHMPIEQEREHMIQALDIIESLTGKRPIGWYTGRDSPNTRALVAEQDGLLYDSDYYGDDLPFWTPLPSGVDSAGQAVNRSHLVIPYTLDTNDMRFSSPFGFSHGDEFFHYLKDHFDCLYSEGADKPKMMSIGLHCRIIGKPSRFMALKRFLDYVQSHEHVWVATREQIANHWIEQHPPSN; encoded by the coding sequence ATGGAACAAAACAACCCAAGAGATTATGTCGGTTACGGACGCAATAACGTCCCAGATGCCAATTGGCCCAATAAGGCAAAAGTGGCGGTGCAGTTTGTGCTCAACTACGAAGAAGGTGGAGAAAACTGTGTGCTGCATGGCGACTCGCACTCGGAAACCTTTTTATCTGAAATCGCCAATGCCGACGCCTATCAAGACCGCCATATGAGCATGGAGTCGATGTACGAATATGGCTCAAGAGCGGGCGTCTGGCGTATCCTGAATGAATTTAAACGCCGCGAATTACCCCTCACCGTTTTTGCCGTCGCGACCGCATTGCAACGTAACCCAGAGGTAACGCAAGCCATTGTCGAAGAGGGTCATGAAATCGCCTGTCATGGATTAAAGTGGATTCACTACCAACATATGCCGATAGAGCAAGAACGTGAGCATATGATCCAAGCGCTCGATATTATAGAAAGCCTGACAGGCAAGCGTCCTATTGGCTGGTACACGGGGCGCGATTCTCCCAATACCCGTGCGCTGGTCGCAGAGCAAGATGGGCTGCTTTATGACTCCGATTATTATGGTGACGACCTGCCATTTTGGACACCATTACCCAGCGGTGTCGATAGCGCTGGACAAGCGGTCAATCGCTCACATTTGGTGATTCCTTACACCCTCGATACCAACGATATGCGCTTTTCTTCTCCGTTTGGATTTAGTCACGGCGATGAGTTCTTTCACTATCTTAAAGACCATTTCGATTGTTTATATAGTGAAGGCGCAGATAAACCAAAGATGATGTCAATTGGTCTGCATTGCCGAATCATTGGCAAACCGAGTCGCTTTATGGCGCTGAAACGCTTCTTAGATTATGTGCAAAGCCATGAACATGTTTGGGTGGCGACCCGAGAGCAGATCGCCAATCATTGGATTGAGCAACACCCGCCAAGCAACTAA
- a CDS encoding aspartate/glutamate racemase family protein, producing MKINLVNPNTCQGMTDKIALSAAQIAQPGTEIRAISPEHGPESIECAFDETIAAAALLEEIRKGEQLGVDAHIIACFGDPALDAAREIATKPVIGIAGAAFQLASLVSYRFGVVTTMTRTLPASEHLLQRYGYQHLCSGVRATDIAVLDLESIDRDTYNQLKHECELAIQQDGAEAIVLGCAGMSDLANELSEQLNVPVIDGVVAAVKLAESLHQLNLTTSKSGQYASPLAKKFTGQYQHWTRLA from the coding sequence ATGAAAATCAATCTAGTAAATCCCAATACCTGCCAAGGGATGACCGACAAGATCGCCCTTAGTGCGGCGCAGATCGCTCAGCCTGGCACCGAGATCCGCGCCATCTCACCCGAACATGGTCCCGAAAGTATCGAGTGTGCTTTTGACGAAACCATCGCTGCGGCAGCGCTATTAGAAGAGATCCGTAAAGGCGAACAGCTGGGCGTTGATGCGCATATCATCGCCTGTTTTGGTGATCCCGCGCTGGATGCCGCAAGAGAGATCGCCACTAAGCCGGTGATTGGGATTGCGGGCGCCGCCTTTCAGCTCGCTAGCCTTGTGAGCTACCGATTTGGCGTGGTCACCACCATGACTCGCACCCTGCCAGCCAGCGAACATCTGTTGCAACGTTACGGTTACCAGCATTTGTGCAGCGGTGTGCGTGCCACGGATATTGCGGTTCTCGATCTCGAATCCATTGATCGCGATACCTATAACCAGCTCAAGCATGAGTGTGAACTGGCGATTCAACAAGATGGCGCTGAAGCGATTGTTTTGGGCTGTGCGGGGATGTCCGATCTCGCCAATGAGTTATCCGAGCAGCTCAATGTGCCTGTTATTGATGGCGTGGTCGCGGCCGTCAAATTGGCGGAATCACTCCACCAATTGAATCTCACCACGTCTAAATCGGGTCAATATGCCTCGCCGCTCGCCAAAAAATTTACTGGTCAATATCAACACTGGACTCGACTTGCCTAA
- a CDS encoding GntR family transcriptional regulator: MKMSSDEKIYQQILKAIVEHKLEPGVRLPEDKLSEAFGISRTGIRKVLQRLALERFVVIQPNKGAHVNNPSKQEAEEVLDSRILLEPLMISDILRHWSKEASNHFRDMVKEEKQADENGDLAASIQLTARFHFELAKLANNSVLAEFIEQLCYRSSLIIAAYGSKHSVSCDCGDHSQLLDLLDDNQADKAQHWMQHHLQMIKSSLQLDEEPDPEINFQTLFAQVN; this comes from the coding sequence ATGAAAATGTCGAGTGATGAAAAAATCTACCAGCAAATATTAAAAGCCATTGTGGAACATAAATTAGAGCCGGGCGTACGCTTACCGGAAGATAAATTGTCGGAAGCATTTGGCATTAGTCGAACCGGTATTCGAAAAGTTCTACAGCGTTTAGCCCTTGAACGATTCGTTGTGATTCAGCCAAACAAAGGCGCACATGTTAACAACCCGAGTAAGCAAGAAGCAGAAGAGGTTTTAGACAGTCGCATCCTGCTCGAACCACTGATGATTAGCGATATTTTGCGTCATTGGAGCAAAGAAGCTTCTAATCACTTTCGCGATATGGTGAAGGAAGAAAAACAAGCGGATGAAAACGGTGACTTGGCAGCCTCGATACAGCTCACTGCTCGCTTCCACTTTGAGCTCGCGAAACTGGCGAATAACTCGGTATTAGCCGAATTTATCGAACAACTGTGCTATCGCTCGTCACTGATTATTGCTGCTTATGGTTCAAAACACAGCGTGAGTTGCGATTGCGGCGATCACTCGCAACTGCTTGATCTTCTCGATGACAATCAAGCCGACAAAGCCCAGCACTGGATGCAGCATCACTTACAGATGATTAAGTCCTCGCTGCAACTGGATGAAGAACCCGACCCAGAAATTAACTTTCAAACCCTTTTTGCCCAAGTGAATTAA
- a CDS encoding NCS1 family nucleobase:cation symporter-1, with product MEKELPVSPRLSNEDLAPEQKQKWGWYSIFAFWMSDVHSVGGYVFAASLFALGLNGIQVFISLLAGISIVLVFANLMGKPGQKAGVPFPVVARMSFGVFGANIPAVIRGLIAVVWYGIQTYLASSSFIILLLYFFPSTEQLAQHSFLGLSYLGWVGFTSMWILQAVVFMFGMDVIRKVIDWSGPAIYLAMFALCGYMINLAGWENISFNLGKQSLVGSDAIVQMLIATALVAGYFAGPTLNFSDFSRYCVSYKELKIGNILGLPVNFILFSLFSVIIVSASIPVFGEMIVDPVETVKRLDSGMITVLGALTFIFATVGINIVANFVAPAFDFSNVSPQKISFKMGGFIAAFGSVLLTPWNLFNNPEVIHYTVDVLAAMIGPLYGIIIVDYYIIKKSQIHVPSLYTESPNGQYWYKNGINMNSVYALLVASAVAIIATFFVVELANYALFIGGFVSALVYRILMEKRLAWASQSSLAKQQ from the coding sequence ATGGAAAAGGAATTACCAGTAAGTCCCAGACTCAGTAATGAAGATCTGGCACCAGAGCAAAAACAAAAATGGGGTTGGTACAGCATATTTGCTTTCTGGATGTCTGATGTTCACAGCGTCGGTGGTTATGTATTTGCCGCGAGCTTATTTGCATTAGGTTTAAATGGCATTCAGGTATTTATTAGTTTATTAGCCGGTATTTCAATTGTTTTGGTGTTTGCTAATTTAATGGGTAAACCCGGTCAGAAAGCGGGTGTTCCGTTTCCGGTTGTGGCTCGTATGTCGTTTGGTGTTTTTGGCGCTAATATACCCGCGGTGATCCGTGGCTTGATAGCGGTGGTTTGGTACGGTATTCAAACCTATCTGGCATCGAGTTCGTTTATTATTTTGTTGCTGTACTTCTTTCCGTCGACCGAGCAATTAGCTCAGCACTCATTCCTTGGTTTGTCATACCTTGGTTGGGTTGGCTTTACCTCGATGTGGATACTGCAAGCCGTTGTGTTTATGTTCGGTATGGACGTGATTCGCAAGGTCATTGACTGGTCGGGTCCGGCGATTTATCTGGCGATGTTTGCACTGTGTGGCTATATGATTAACCTCGCGGGTTGGGAAAACATCAGTTTCAACCTTGGCAAACAAAGCCTAGTAGGCTCGGATGCGATTGTGCAGATGTTGATTGCCACCGCTTTAGTGGCGGGTTACTTTGCGGGTCCCACGCTTAACTTCAGTGACTTTTCTCGCTACTGTGTGAGCTATAAAGAGCTGAAAATTGGTAACATTCTTGGTCTACCGGTTAACTTTATTCTGTTTTCTCTATTTAGTGTCATCATCGTTTCCGCGTCGATTCCTGTGTTTGGTGAAATGATTGTTGATCCGGTTGAAACCGTAAAACGCCTTGATTCAGGGATGATCACGGTATTAGGAGCGCTCACCTTTATTTTCGCCACAGTAGGCATCAATATTGTCGCTAACTTTGTTGCGCCAGCGTTTGATTTCTCGAATGTCTCGCCGCAAAAAATTAGCTTTAAAATGGGCGGTTTTATTGCTGCCTTTGGTTCGGTGTTATTAACGCCTTGGAATCTATTTAATAATCCAGAAGTGATTCACTATACCGTGGATGTATTAGCGGCGATGATTGGTCCCCTGTACGGCATTATTATTGTTGATTACTATATTATTAAGAAAAGTCAGATTCACGTACCGTCGCTCTATACGGAATCACCAAACGGTCAGTATTGGTATAAAAACGGCATCAATATGAACAGTGTTTATGCGTTATTAGTCGCCAGTGCGGTAGCGATTATTGCGACCTTCTTCGTGGTTGAATTAGCGAATTACGCATTATTTATCGGTGGCTTTGTCTCTGCCTTGGTATATCGTATTCTCATGGAAAAACGCCTTGCGTGGGCATCACAGTCTTCGCTAGCCAAACAACAATAA
- a CDS encoding transporter substrate-binding domain-containing protein, whose amino-acid sequence MKVLKLIMGVALTCTVAVTSWVANASQLDVIKQQGVLKVAVPQDFPPFGSVGIDLKPQGYDIDMAQYLADELGVKLDLVPVTSANRIPYLQTRKVDLVISSLGKNAEREKAIDFTAPYAPFFLGVFGQGSENVASAAELKGKTVGVTRGSVEDIELSKLVSGDTVLKRYEDNNATLSAYLSGQVSLIATGNLVVTEIANRYPSKAPEVKFMLKNSPCYIGVMKGDTELQQAINELISKAKSDGKLESISQKWLKASFPADLGA is encoded by the coding sequence ATGAAAGTACTCAAATTAATCATGGGTGTTGCTCTAACCTGTACTGTTGCCGTGACTTCATGGGTCGCGAATGCCTCTCAGCTTGATGTAATTAAGCAGCAAGGCGTCCTTAAAGTGGCGGTACCACAAGACTTTCCTCCGTTTGGCTCTGTCGGTATCGACCTCAAACCGCAAGGTTATGATATCGACATGGCGCAATATCTCGCGGATGAACTAGGCGTTAAGTTGGACTTAGTGCCTGTAACCAGTGCTAACCGTATTCCTTATCTGCAAACTCGCAAAGTGGACTTGGTGATTTCAAGTCTAGGTAAAAATGCTGAACGTGAAAAAGCGATCGATTTTACTGCGCCTTACGCGCCATTTTTCCTCGGTGTCTTTGGTCAGGGTAGTGAAAACGTGGCTTCTGCTGCGGAGCTAAAAGGCAAAACCGTTGGCGTAACAAGAGGTTCTGTTGAAGATATCGAGCTAAGCAAGTTGGTATCCGGTGACACAGTATTGAAGCGCTATGAAGATAACAACGCGACACTGTCTGCGTATCTTTCGGGTCAGGTTAGCCTTATCGCGACAGGTAACTTAGTGGTAACAGAAATTGCCAACCGTTATCCAAGCAAAGCGCCAGAAGTGAAATTTATGCTGAAAAACTCGCCATGCTACATCGGTGTGATGAAAGGCGATACTGAATTGCAGCAAGCGATCAATGAGTTGATCAGCAAAGCAAAATCAGACGGCAAACTAGAATCAATTTCTCAGAAATGGCTTA